The Dunckerocampus dactyliophorus isolate RoL2022-P2 chromosome 16, RoL_Ddac_1.1, whole genome shotgun sequence genome includes a window with the following:
- the rapgef6 gene encoding rap guanine nucleotide exchange factor 6 isoform X3, with amino-acid sequence MKMTGAMETSFKLALRKPPSLRTAEDLHTIYCHLYHMDVLSHLREHQLRSMCTSARYERHEANHILFYPDSIASCWYILLSGSVFVKEHMYLARCCFGKQLGGRRGCECITLEPSEMIVVDNSGEGDDGFLHREGSQRRSRRRFRRINPKGERELITDGQEPAGYKLPADLNKMHLTDHAHQQVTHVPPSQSGCSIASDSGSSSLSDIYQATESELGDVDLSGLPEAPVDSEEEEEEDEDLERASDALLSRDLVRECLEKDPADRNDDDIEQLLEFMHQLPAFANMTMLVRRELCSVMVFEVVEQAATVILHDKQELDLWYVILNGAVEIGHLDGRVETLCMGNSFGISPSLDKQHMNGEVRTKGDDCQFVCVAQEDYWRILNHVEKNTHKVEEEGEIVMVKEHRELDRSGTRKGHIVIKGTPERLIMHLVEEPSVVDPTYIEDFLLTYRTFLSSPMQVGRKLLEWFQMDVLRDTVTRIVLLWVNNHFNDFEGDMAMTRFLEDFEKLLESTKMKGHLRLLNIACAAKAKWRQITLQKASREAPLYFSVQGGSERGFGIFVESVEDGSKAAEAGLKRGDQIMEINGQNFENISFSKAVDIMRNNTHLSLTVKTNIFVFKELLSRIMHEKKNGGPHIPKIQEKKGNRFSIPDLPGDMEFPTDHKATRKMKANTVSGGRNKIRKMLEKTRFSILPPKPFRGLFGDGGLGQSQDDSIVGTKQCRHSVAIMPVPGNLSSSSPDLLQPASSVLDFSNPADIPDQVIRVFKADQQSCYIIISKDTTAKDVVAHTVHEFGLLPSVDTYSLCEVSVSPEGVIKQRRLPDQLSKLADRIQLNGRYYLKNNMETETLCSDEDAQDLLRESQISLLQLSTMEVAAQLSMRDFELFRNIESTEYVDDLFKLDLSAESSNLKQFEEVINQETFWVATEILKEPNALKRMKTIKHFIKIALHCRECKNFNSMFAIISGLNLAPVARLRSSWEKLPSKYDKLFGDLQDVFDPSRNMAKYRNVLSGQSMQPPIIPLFPVVKKDLTFLHEGNDSTVDGLVNFEKLRMIAKEIRHVVRMTSANMDPALMFRQRKKRWKSLGSLSQGSTNSNILDVQGGAHKKRVRRSSLLNAKKLYEDAQMARKVKQYLSNLAVETDEEKHQIMSLQCEPTYTTISKNLSDRRSAKSDMSPVSLRSALPSGKTQNRVSQVLQVQVPLNPLRKKSTAKDVGPPNLSSPQVVKKPPVSSADEWSSKRPSDDTVSTVSSLHSSPTVSPQGSPRKVGGVAKAQTSSQMNLSGSSSSLTSDASTKASTVSLRSYGIGYALLPPGKADNLSDSSHSEISSRSSICSVDSVPAPGLDERCSNNVSGRTTAAASVSGASVGTPTPESAAATHLNVDYSQPSTSTSSAASRGYVTRASNFTASVSTEELTPDLTSLDSVADSGRGSWTSCSSNSHDSFQSLPPSSCRPWDHGIHGHPLALLPHLGGFKPTQPASFAVEADAAGRAATDLGSVELASLSRQSWASSGSLSDTYEGNYGTVKRRTAAEQPSLSSPTNEEGGQSTDPAYKTVTSSTDKGLIVYCITSPAKDERYRAPPPTPPGYQGLALGDLKDCVVLGGAPHPRPPHLRPPDYSVAMQRSKLLQSPAAAGSLAEARRLGRALGGHNHGGSPAIHLPAQETTDSEEDEHVSAV; translated from the exons CTTCCTGCCGACCTCAATAAGATGCACCTGACAGACCACGCCCACCAGCAGGTGACGCACGTGCCCCCCAGCCAGTCGGGCTGCAGCATCGCCAGTGACTCGGGGAGCAGCAGCCTGTCTGACATCTACCAG GCCACAGAGAGCGAGCTGGGCGACGTGGACCTGTCCGGACTCCCCGAGGCCCCCGTGGACagcgaggaggaagaagaggaggacgaggacCTGGAGAGAGCCTCAGATGCGCTCCTCAGCCGGGACCTGGTCCGGGAGTGTCTGGAAAAAGACCCAGCCGACCGCAACGACGACGACATCG AGCAACTCCTGGAGTTCATGCACCAGCTGCCAGCCTTCGCCAACATGACCATGTTGGTGCGGCGCGAACTGTGCAGCGTGATGGTGTTTGAGGTGGTGGAGCAGGCCGCCACCGTCATTCTCCACGACAAGCAGGAG CTGGACCTCTGGTACGTCATCCTGAACGGGGCGGTGGAGATCGGCCACCTTGACGGCAGAGTGGAGACTCTCTGTATGGGCAACAGCTTTGGCATCTCACCCTCCCTGGACAAGCAGCACATGAACGGAGAAGTCCGCACCAAAGGGGACGACTGCCAG TTTGTGTGCGTGGCCCAGGAGGACTACTGGCGCATCCTCAACCACGTGGAGAAGAACACGCacaaggtggaggaggagggcgaGATCGTGATGGTAAAGGAGCACCGCGAGTTGGACCGCAGCGGCACCAGGAAGGGACACATCGTCATCAAG GGAACCCCTGAGCGTCTGATCATGCACCTGGTGGAGGAGCCCTCGGTGGTGGACCCCACCTACATCGAAGACTTCTTGCTCACCTACCGCACCTTCCTGTCCAGTCCCATGCAGGTGGGCAGGAAGCTGCTGGAATGGTTCCAGATGGATGTCCTGCGAGACACG GTCACGCGCATCGTGCTGCTGTGGGTCAACAACCACTTCAACGACTTTGAGGGCGACATGGCCATGACCCGCTTCCTGGAGGACTTTGAGAAGCTGCTGGAAAGCACG AAAATGAAAGGCCATTTGAGGCTGCTGAACATTGCGTGCGCGGCCAAGGCCAAGTGGCGACAGATTACACTGCAGAAGGCGTCCCGGGAGGCGCCGCTCTACTTCAGCGTGCAGGGCGGCAGTGAGCGGGGCTTCGGCATCTTCGTGGAGTCGGTGGAGGACGGGAGCAAGGCTGCCGAGGCGGGACTCAAGCGGGGAGACCAG ATCATGGAGATCAACGGGCAGAACTTTGAGAACATTTCTTTCTCCAAAGCCGTGGACATCATGAGGAACAACACGCACTTGTCCCTCACAGTCAAGACCAACATATTTG TCTTCAAGGAGCTCCTAAGCAGGATCATGCACGAGAAGAAGAACGGTGGCCCGCACATTCCCAAAATCCAGGAGAAGAAGGGCAACCGCTTCTCTATCCCGGACCTACCCGGAGACATGGAGTTCCCCACCGACCACAAGGCCACCAGGAAGATGAAGGCCAACACTGTGTCGGGGGGGCGCAACAAGATCAGGAAGATGCTGGAGAAGACGCGCTTCAGTATCCTGCCGCCCAAACCCTTCAG GGGCCTCTTTGG CGATGGAGGCTTGGGTCAGTCTCAGGACGACAGCATCGTGGGTACCAAGCAGTGTCGACACAGCGTGGCTATCATGCCCGTCCCTGGAAATCTGTCATCCAGCAGCCCAGACCTCCTCCAGCCGGCCTCCAGCGTCCTGGACTTCTCCAACCCTGCAG ACATCCCGGACCAGGTGATCCGTGTGTTCAAAGCTGACCAGCAGAGCTGCTACATCATCATCAGCAAGGACACCACTGCCAAGGACGTGGTGGCCCACACCGTCCACGAGTTCGGCCTCCTGCCGTCTGTCGACACCTACTCCCTTTGCGAGGTGTCCGTCAGCCCCGAGGGTGTCATCAAGCAGCGCCGCCTTCCTGACCAGCTCTCCAAACTGGCCGACCGCATCCAGCTGAACGGCAG GTACTACCTGAAAAACAACATGGAGACGGAGACATTGTGCTCGGACGAGGATGCTCAGGACCTGCTGCGAGAGAGTCAGATCTCGCTGCTTCAGCTCAGCACCATGGAGGTCGCCGCCCAGCTCTCCATGAGGGACTTTGAGCTCTTCAGGAACATTGAATCCACaga GTACGTTGACGACTTGTTCAAGCTGGACTTGTCGGCGGAGAGCAGCAACCTGAAGCAGTTTGAGGAGGTGATCAACCAGGAGACCTTCTGGGTGGCCACAGAGATCCTGAAGGAGCCCAACGCCTTAAAGAGGATGAAGACCATCAAGCATTTCATCAAGATCGCCCTGCACTGCCGGGAGTGCAAGAACTTCAACTCAATGTTTGCCATCATCAG CGGTCTGAACCTGGCCCCCGTGGCGCGGCTGCGGAGCTCGTGGGAGAAGCTGCCCAGCAAGTATGACAAGCTCTTCGGCGACCTGCAGGATGTCTTCGACCCGTCACGGAACATGGCCAAGTATCGCAACGTCCTGAGTGGCCAGAGCATGCAGCCACCCATCATCCCACTCTTCCCCGTCGTCAAGAAGGACCTCACCTTCCTACATGAAG GCAACGACTCCACCGTGGACGGCCTCGTCAACTTTGAGAAGCTGAGGATGATCGCCAAGGAGATCCGGCATGTGGTGAGGATGACGTCGGCCAACATGGACCCCGCCCTCATGTTCCGACAGAG GAAGAAGAGGTGGAAGAGTTTAGG GTCTCTGAGCCAGGGCAGCACCAACTCTAACATCCTGGACGTGCAGGGCGGCGCCCACAAGAAGCGCGTCCGCCGCAGCTCGCTGCTCAACGCCAAGAAGCTGTACGAGGACGCCCAGATGGCCCGCAAGGTCAAGCAGTACCTGTCCAACCTGGCGGTGGAGACGGACGAGGAGAAGCACCAGATTATGTCCCTACAGTGTGAGCCCACCTACACCACCA TTTCCAAGAACCTGAGCGACAGGCGGTCTGCCAAGTCGGacatgtctcctgtgtccctGCGGTCGGCTCTgccctcggggaagacccagaacaGGGTTTCACAAGTCCTCCAGGTGCAGGTCCCGCTGAACCCCCTGAGGAAGAAGAGTACTGCCAAAGACGTGGGCCCTCCCA ACTTGAGTTCCCCCCAGGTGGTGAAGAAGCCCCCTGTCAGCTCGGCAGACGAGTGGAGCTCCAAGAGACCCTCAGATGACACCGTCTCCACGGTCTCCTCCCTGCACTCCAGCCCGACCGTGTCGCCGCAGGGCTCGCCCCGCAAAG TGGGGGGCGTGGCCAAAGCACAGACCTCCAGCCAAATGAACCTGTCAGGATCTTCGTCGTCACTGACCAGCGACGCCAGCACCAAGGCGAGCACCGTCAGCCTGCGGAGCTACGGCATAG GTTATGCTCTGCTACCTCCCGGCAAAGCAGACAACTTGTCTGACTCGAGCCACAGTGAGATCTCGTCGCGCTCCAGCATCTGCTCCGTCGACTCTGTGCCCGCCCCCGGTCTTGACGAGCGCTGTAGCAACAACGTCAGCGGCAGAACGACCGCCGCCGCGTCTGTCAGCGGCGCGTCTGTTGGCACCCCGACCCCCGAGAGTGCGGCGGCGACGCACTTGAACGTCGACTACAGCCAGCCCAGCACGAG CACTTCGTCTGCGGCATCCCGAGGCTACGTGACGCGAGCCTCCAACTTCACGGCGTCCGTCTCCACGGAGGAGTTGACCCCCGACCTCACCTCCCTAGACTCGGTGGCCGACAGCGGGCGTGGCAGCTGGACGTCCTGCTCGTCCAACTCCCACGACTCTTTCCAGAGCCTCCCGCCCTCCTCCTGCCGCCCCTGGGACCACGGCATCCACGGACACCCGCTGGCCCTCCTCCCCCACCTGGGCGGCTTCAAACCCACGCAGCCGGCCTCATTCGCCGTCGAGGCAGACGCCGCTGGCCGCGCCGCTACGGACTTGGGCTCAGTTGAGCTGGCCAGCCTGTCGCGGCAGAGCTGGGCGTCGTCCGGGTCACTGTCGGACACCTACGAGGGAAATTACGGGACGGTCAAGCGGAGGACCGCTGCGGAGCAGCCGTCTTTGTCCTCGCCAACCAATGAAGAGGGAGGGCAAAGCACAGACCCCGCCTACAAAACGGTGACGTCGAGCACAGACAAGGGCCTGATAG TTTACTGCATCACCTCCCCCGCCAAGGATGAGCGTTACCGAGCCCCTCCTCCCACCCCTCCAGGCTACCAGGGTCTGGCTCTGGGGGACCTCAAAGACTGCGTGGTGCTGGGGGGCGCTCCACATCCCAGGCCCCCCCACCTGAGACCGCCAGACTACAGCGTGGCCATGCAGAGGAGTAAACTCCTGCAGAGCCCCGCGGCTGCCGGCAGCCTGGCCGAAGCTCGGAGGCTCGGCAGGGCCCTCGGGGGTCACAACCACGGCGGGTCGCCCGCCATCCACCTCCCGGCACAGGAGACAACGGACAGCGAGGAGG ATGAACACGTTTCGGCGGTGTAG
- the rapgef6 gene encoding rap guanine nucleotide exchange factor 6 isoform X6: MKMTGAMETSFKLALRKPPSLRTAEDLHTIYCHLYHMDVLSHLREHQLRSMCTSARYERHEANHILFYPDSIASCWYILLSGSVFVKEHMYLARCCFGKQLGGRRGCECITLEPSEMIVLPADLNKMHLTDHAHQQVTHVPPSQSGCSIASDSGSSSLSDIYQATESELGDVDLSGLPEAPVDSEEEEEEDEDLERASDALLSRDLVRECLEKDPADRNDDDIEQLLEFMHQLPAFANMTMLVRRELCSVMVFEVVEQAATVILHDKQELDLWYVILNGAVEIGHLDGRVETLCMGNSFGISPSLDKQHMNGEVRTKGDDCQFVCVAQEDYWRILNHVEKNTHKVEEEGEIVMVKEHRELDRSGTRKGHIVIKGTPERLIMHLVEEPSVVDPTYIEDFLLTYRTFLSSPMQVGRKLLEWFQMDVLRDTVTRIVLLWVNNHFNDFEGDMAMTRFLEDFEKLLESTKMKGHLRLLNIACAAKAKWRQITLQKASREAPLYFSVQGGSERGFGIFVESVEDGSKAAEAGLKRGDQIMEINGQNFENISFSKAVDIMRNNTHLSLTVKTNIFVFKELLSRIMHEKKNGGPHIPKIQEKKGNRFSIPDLPGDMEFPTDHKATRKMKANTVSGGRNKIRKMLEKTRFSILPPKPFRGLFGDGGLGQSQDDSIVGTKQCRHSVAIMPVPGNLSSSSPDLLQPASSVLDFSNPAALGLYYIPDQVIRVFKADQQSCYIIISKDTTAKDVVAHTVHEFGLLPSVDTYSLCEVSVSPEGVIKQRRLPDQLSKLADRIQLNGRYYLKNNMETETLCSDEDAQDLLRESQISLLQLSTMEVAAQLSMRDFELFRNIESTEYVDDLFKLDLSAESSNLKQFEEVINQETFWVATEILKEPNALKRMKTIKHFIKIALHCRECKNFNSMFAIISGLNLAPVARLRSSWEKLPSKYDKLFGDLQDVFDPSRNMAKYRNVLSGQSMQPPIIPLFPVVKKDLTFLHEGNDSTVDGLVNFEKLRMIAKEIRHVVRMTSANMDPALMFRQRKKRWKSLGSLSQGSTNSNILDVQGGAHKKRVRRSSLLNAKKLYEDAQMARKVKQYLSNLAVETDEEKHQIMSLQCEPTYTTISKNLSDRRSAKSDMSPVSLRSALPSGKTQNRVSQVLQVQVPLNPLRKKSTAKDVGPPNLSSPQVVKKPPVSSADEWSSKRPSDDTVSTVSSLHSSPTVSPQGSPRKVGGVAKAQTSSQMNLSGSSSSLTSDASTKASTVSLRSYGIGYALLPPGKADNLSDSSHSEISSRSSICSVDSVPAPGLDERCSNNVSGRTTAAASVSGASVGTPTPESAAATHLNVDYSQPSTSTSSAASRGYVTRASNFTASVSTEELTPDLTSLDSVADSGRGSWTSCSSNSHDSFQSLPPSSCRPWDHGIHGHPLALLPHLGGFKPTQPASFAVEADAAGRAATDLGSVELASLSRQSWASSGSLSDTYEGNYGTVKRRTAAEQPSLSSPTNEEGGQSTDPAYKTVTSSTDKGLIVYCITSPAKDERYRAPPPTPPGYQGLALGDLKDCVVLGGAPHPRPPHLRPPDYSVAMQRSKLLQSPAAAGSLAEARRLGRALGGHNHGGSPAIHLPAQETTDSEEDEHVSAV; the protein is encoded by the exons CTTCCTGCCGACCTCAATAAGATGCACCTGACAGACCACGCCCACCAGCAGGTGACGCACGTGCCCCCCAGCCAGTCGGGCTGCAGCATCGCCAGTGACTCGGGGAGCAGCAGCCTGTCTGACATCTACCAG GCCACAGAGAGCGAGCTGGGCGACGTGGACCTGTCCGGACTCCCCGAGGCCCCCGTGGACagcgaggaggaagaagaggaggacgaggacCTGGAGAGAGCCTCAGATGCGCTCCTCAGCCGGGACCTGGTCCGGGAGTGTCTGGAAAAAGACCCAGCCGACCGCAACGACGACGACATCG AGCAACTCCTGGAGTTCATGCACCAGCTGCCAGCCTTCGCCAACATGACCATGTTGGTGCGGCGCGAACTGTGCAGCGTGATGGTGTTTGAGGTGGTGGAGCAGGCCGCCACCGTCATTCTCCACGACAAGCAGGAG CTGGACCTCTGGTACGTCATCCTGAACGGGGCGGTGGAGATCGGCCACCTTGACGGCAGAGTGGAGACTCTCTGTATGGGCAACAGCTTTGGCATCTCACCCTCCCTGGACAAGCAGCACATGAACGGAGAAGTCCGCACCAAAGGGGACGACTGCCAG TTTGTGTGCGTGGCCCAGGAGGACTACTGGCGCATCCTCAACCACGTGGAGAAGAACACGCacaaggtggaggaggagggcgaGATCGTGATGGTAAAGGAGCACCGCGAGTTGGACCGCAGCGGCACCAGGAAGGGACACATCGTCATCAAG GGAACCCCTGAGCGTCTGATCATGCACCTGGTGGAGGAGCCCTCGGTGGTGGACCCCACCTACATCGAAGACTTCTTGCTCACCTACCGCACCTTCCTGTCCAGTCCCATGCAGGTGGGCAGGAAGCTGCTGGAATGGTTCCAGATGGATGTCCTGCGAGACACG GTCACGCGCATCGTGCTGCTGTGGGTCAACAACCACTTCAACGACTTTGAGGGCGACATGGCCATGACCCGCTTCCTGGAGGACTTTGAGAAGCTGCTGGAAAGCACG AAAATGAAAGGCCATTTGAGGCTGCTGAACATTGCGTGCGCGGCCAAGGCCAAGTGGCGACAGATTACACTGCAGAAGGCGTCCCGGGAGGCGCCGCTCTACTTCAGCGTGCAGGGCGGCAGTGAGCGGGGCTTCGGCATCTTCGTGGAGTCGGTGGAGGACGGGAGCAAGGCTGCCGAGGCGGGACTCAAGCGGGGAGACCAG ATCATGGAGATCAACGGGCAGAACTTTGAGAACATTTCTTTCTCCAAAGCCGTGGACATCATGAGGAACAACACGCACTTGTCCCTCACAGTCAAGACCAACATATTTG TCTTCAAGGAGCTCCTAAGCAGGATCATGCACGAGAAGAAGAACGGTGGCCCGCACATTCCCAAAATCCAGGAGAAGAAGGGCAACCGCTTCTCTATCCCGGACCTACCCGGAGACATGGAGTTCCCCACCGACCACAAGGCCACCAGGAAGATGAAGGCCAACACTGTGTCGGGGGGGCGCAACAAGATCAGGAAGATGCTGGAGAAGACGCGCTTCAGTATCCTGCCGCCCAAACCCTTCAG GGGCCTCTTTGG CGATGGAGGCTTGGGTCAGTCTCAGGACGACAGCATCGTGGGTACCAAGCAGTGTCGACACAGCGTGGCTATCATGCCCGTCCCTGGAAATCTGTCATCCAGCAGCCCAGACCTCCTCCAGCCGGCCTCCAGCGTCCTGGACTTCTCCAACCCTGCAG CACTGGGACTCTACT ACATCCCGGACCAGGTGATCCGTGTGTTCAAAGCTGACCAGCAGAGCTGCTACATCATCATCAGCAAGGACACCACTGCCAAGGACGTGGTGGCCCACACCGTCCACGAGTTCGGCCTCCTGCCGTCTGTCGACACCTACTCCCTTTGCGAGGTGTCCGTCAGCCCCGAGGGTGTCATCAAGCAGCGCCGCCTTCCTGACCAGCTCTCCAAACTGGCCGACCGCATCCAGCTGAACGGCAG GTACTACCTGAAAAACAACATGGAGACGGAGACATTGTGCTCGGACGAGGATGCTCAGGACCTGCTGCGAGAGAGTCAGATCTCGCTGCTTCAGCTCAGCACCATGGAGGTCGCCGCCCAGCTCTCCATGAGGGACTTTGAGCTCTTCAGGAACATTGAATCCACaga GTACGTTGACGACTTGTTCAAGCTGGACTTGTCGGCGGAGAGCAGCAACCTGAAGCAGTTTGAGGAGGTGATCAACCAGGAGACCTTCTGGGTGGCCACAGAGATCCTGAAGGAGCCCAACGCCTTAAAGAGGATGAAGACCATCAAGCATTTCATCAAGATCGCCCTGCACTGCCGGGAGTGCAAGAACTTCAACTCAATGTTTGCCATCATCAG CGGTCTGAACCTGGCCCCCGTGGCGCGGCTGCGGAGCTCGTGGGAGAAGCTGCCCAGCAAGTATGACAAGCTCTTCGGCGACCTGCAGGATGTCTTCGACCCGTCACGGAACATGGCCAAGTATCGCAACGTCCTGAGTGGCCAGAGCATGCAGCCACCCATCATCCCACTCTTCCCCGTCGTCAAGAAGGACCTCACCTTCCTACATGAAG GCAACGACTCCACCGTGGACGGCCTCGTCAACTTTGAGAAGCTGAGGATGATCGCCAAGGAGATCCGGCATGTGGTGAGGATGACGTCGGCCAACATGGACCCCGCCCTCATGTTCCGACAGAG GAAGAAGAGGTGGAAGAGTTTAGG GTCTCTGAGCCAGGGCAGCACCAACTCTAACATCCTGGACGTGCAGGGCGGCGCCCACAAGAAGCGCGTCCGCCGCAGCTCGCTGCTCAACGCCAAGAAGCTGTACGAGGACGCCCAGATGGCCCGCAAGGTCAAGCAGTACCTGTCCAACCTGGCGGTGGAGACGGACGAGGAGAAGCACCAGATTATGTCCCTACAGTGTGAGCCCACCTACACCACCA TTTCCAAGAACCTGAGCGACAGGCGGTCTGCCAAGTCGGacatgtctcctgtgtccctGCGGTCGGCTCTgccctcggggaagacccagaacaGGGTTTCACAAGTCCTCCAGGTGCAGGTCCCGCTGAACCCCCTGAGGAAGAAGAGTACTGCCAAAGACGTGGGCCCTCCCA ACTTGAGTTCCCCCCAGGTGGTGAAGAAGCCCCCTGTCAGCTCGGCAGACGAGTGGAGCTCCAAGAGACCCTCAGATGACACCGTCTCCACGGTCTCCTCCCTGCACTCCAGCCCGACCGTGTCGCCGCAGGGCTCGCCCCGCAAAG TGGGGGGCGTGGCCAAAGCACAGACCTCCAGCCAAATGAACCTGTCAGGATCTTCGTCGTCACTGACCAGCGACGCCAGCACCAAGGCGAGCACCGTCAGCCTGCGGAGCTACGGCATAG GTTATGCTCTGCTACCTCCCGGCAAAGCAGACAACTTGTCTGACTCGAGCCACAGTGAGATCTCGTCGCGCTCCAGCATCTGCTCCGTCGACTCTGTGCCCGCCCCCGGTCTTGACGAGCGCTGTAGCAACAACGTCAGCGGCAGAACGACCGCCGCCGCGTCTGTCAGCGGCGCGTCTGTTGGCACCCCGACCCCCGAGAGTGCGGCGGCGACGCACTTGAACGTCGACTACAGCCAGCCCAGCACGAG CACTTCGTCTGCGGCATCCCGAGGCTACGTGACGCGAGCCTCCAACTTCACGGCGTCCGTCTCCACGGAGGAGTTGACCCCCGACCTCACCTCCCTAGACTCGGTGGCCGACAGCGGGCGTGGCAGCTGGACGTCCTGCTCGTCCAACTCCCACGACTCTTTCCAGAGCCTCCCGCCCTCCTCCTGCCGCCCCTGGGACCACGGCATCCACGGACACCCGCTGGCCCTCCTCCCCCACCTGGGCGGCTTCAAACCCACGCAGCCGGCCTCATTCGCCGTCGAGGCAGACGCCGCTGGCCGCGCCGCTACGGACTTGGGCTCAGTTGAGCTGGCCAGCCTGTCGCGGCAGAGCTGGGCGTCGTCCGGGTCACTGTCGGACACCTACGAGGGAAATTACGGGACGGTCAAGCGGAGGACCGCTGCGGAGCAGCCGTCTTTGTCCTCGCCAACCAATGAAGAGGGAGGGCAAAGCACAGACCCCGCCTACAAAACGGTGACGTCGAGCACAGACAAGGGCCTGATAG TTTACTGCATCACCTCCCCCGCCAAGGATGAGCGTTACCGAGCCCCTCCTCCCACCCCTCCAGGCTACCAGGGTCTGGCTCTGGGGGACCTCAAAGACTGCGTGGTGCTGGGGGGCGCTCCACATCCCAGGCCCCCCCACCTGAGACCGCCAGACTACAGCGTGGCCATGCAGAGGAGTAAACTCCTGCAGAGCCCCGCGGCTGCCGGCAGCCTGGCCGAAGCTCGGAGGCTCGGCAGGGCCCTCGGGGGTCACAACCACGGCGGGTCGCCCGCCATCCACCTCCCGGCACAGGAGACAACGGACAGCGAGGAGG ATGAACACGTTTCGGCGGTGTAG